The Humulus lupulus chromosome 4, drHumLupu1.1, whole genome shotgun sequence genome has a window encoding:
- the LOC133831373 gene encoding exopolygalacturonase, giving the protein MANLYPAIIILFLFLLVPTQSNHHKSPQTISVTDFGATGEGLRYDTAAIQSAIDACSGCGRCRVVFPPGTYLTATLRLKSGVVLEVGVGATILGGTRIKDYPREQSKWYVVLAENATDVGITGGGVIDGQSMAFVERFDVRKNVMVSWNRTGACSGDECRPRLVGFIGCKNVVVSNVILNKPAYWCLHIVRCENISINDVSIYGDFNTPNNDGIDIEDSNNTIITRCHIDTGDDAICPKTSTGPLYNLTATDCWIRSKSSAIKLGSASWFDFKGLVFDNITIVDSHRGLGLQIRDGGNVSDVTFSNININTRYYDPSWWGRAEPIYVTTCPRHPNSKEGSISNINFVNITVNSENGIFLSGSEGGALSNLRFINMNVTYERWTKYDGGLVDYRPGCQGLVHHSSAGLLMEHINGLEVENVNMRWSGARSRRWNIPLNFKSATVNNISMLNFHTGLFKQ; this is encoded by the exons ATGGCCAATCTTTATCCAGCAATTATAATCCTTTTCCTGTTCCTACTCGTCCCCACCCAATCCAATCACCACAAGTCACCACAAACAATTTCCGTCACCGACTTCGGCGCCACCGGCGAAGGCCTTCGCTACGACACCGCCGCAATCCAATCCGCCATCGACGCTTGCTCTGGGTGCGGAAGATGCCGCGTCGTTTTCCCTCCGGGTACTTACCTCACGGCCACGCTCCGCCTCAAATCCGGCGTCGTATTGGAAGTTGGAGTGGGCGCGACTATACTCGGCGGCACTAGGATCAAGGACTACCCTAGGGAGCAATCGAAGTGGTACGTGGTGCTGGCGGAGAATGCCACCGATGTGGGGATCACCGGCGGCGGAGTGATCGACGGGCAGAGCATGGCGTTTGTGGAGAGGTTCGATGTGAGGAAGAATGTGATGGTGAGCTGGAATCGCACCGGGGCCTGCTCCGGGGACGAGTGTAGGCCCCGGCTGGTTGGATTCATTGGTTGCAAAAACGTTGTCGTTTCGAACGTTATCCTAAACAAGCCCGCTTACTGGTG TTTGCACATAGTACGGTGTGAAAACATATCCATTAATGATGTTTCAATCTATGGAGATTTTAACACACCAAATAATGATGGTATTGACATTGAGgattcaaataatacaattattaCAAGATGCCACATCGATACAGGAGATGATGCTATCTGTCCCAAGACATCTACTGGCCCTCTTTATAATTTAACTGCAACAGACTGTTGGATTAGGAGCAAGTCTTCAGCCATCAAATTGGGTAGTGCTAGTTGGTTTGATTTTAAGGGTCTGGTGTTTGACAATATTACTATTGTAGATTCTCACAGAGGACTGGGACTTCAGATACGTGATGGAG GAAATGTAAGTGATGTAACCTTCTCAAACATTAACATCAACACAAGATACTACGATCCATCATGGTGGGGAAGAGCAGAGCCTATTTATGTGACTACTTGCCCAAGGCACCCAAACTCAAAGGAGGGCTCAATCTCTAACATAAACTTTGTCAACATCACTGTGAATTCTGAAAATGGCATCTTTTTATCAGGCTCTGAAGGTGGAGCACTAAGTAATCTGAGATTCATAAACATGAATGTAACTTATGAAAGATGGACAAAATATGATGGTGGACTGGTAGACTACAGACCAGGATGCCAAGGACTAGTACATCACAGCTCAGCTGGGTTGTTGATGGAACACATAAATGGATTAGAGGTTGAAAATGTTAATATGAGATGGTCTGGTGCTCGATCAAGGCGGTGGAATATACCTCTTAATTTCAAGTCTGCAACTGTAAATAACATATCCATGCTTAATTTCCATACTGGTTTGTTCAAACAGTGA